A window of Lepidochelys kempii isolate rLepKem1 chromosome 1, rLepKem1.hap2, whole genome shotgun sequence contains these coding sequences:
- the BORA gene encoding protein aurora borealis isoform X5 encodes MEDKRQKAIEEFFTKSLIVPSPWTDHEGKQVSQFHSTKCIDLNNISPIGRQLTVQPGKSNAACQTVLSLPVDFNLEKILGEYFRTEEFADQSQESLSSSSLRRKLFLDENGSVSECLSLSPQSPCNNPPASLGVLCSIDISPARCRSPVETSSSGQFSSSPIQGGTRAYSLGSITSPTFPERSPANIASPTFSPIAFQIRKTPLSEQRKLTFRSPDVPSAPVSNRMTPPSTRSPYIDGCSPIKNCSPMRLGACRGTAQYQTSLIRIPFTLENHNEEAEDKENALPAEVLLPQMDTGVNLQQQDGDTFAHGTHLVVATVSISPDHSEACEQGLASLQDIEGLKENNTVDMVDTVEVSDENTWVKECVGNSSMPMTSFMTGITFSIESSHMCISPLAESSVIPCDSSSIQVDSGYNTQTCGSSIMDTVGAENNCRDNNVHSYEAQNKSQLSRTKEFPVLNHKDNQLLRAKSPEIQPCFHKVKTYNTLFSQNPTCNFSTWKHTNEHQIQGLHKNVRTNSPKILDGESACHSMQ; translated from the exons TTTTTCACCAAAAGTCTTATCGTTCCCTCTCCTTGGACTGATCATGAAGGGAAGCAAGTTTCCCAGTTTCATTCCACTAAAT GTATAGATTTAAATAACATTTCACCGATTGGAAGACAGCTAACTGTGCAACCTGGAAAAAGCAATG CTGCTTGTCAGACAGTATTGTCTTTGCCTGTGGATTTTAACTTAGAAAAAATATTAG gtGAATATTTTAGAACAGAAGAATTTGCAGACCAGTCTCAGGAAAGCCTAAGCTCCTCATCACTGAGAAGAAAGCTGTTTTTAGATGAGAATGGAAGTGTATCTGAgtgtttgtctctttctccaCAAAGCCCTTGTAATAATCCACCAGCATCACTTGGAGTGCTATGTTCAATAGATATTTCTCCAGCCCGGTGCAGAAGCCCTGTGGAAACATCTAGTTCA GGTCAGTTTTCCTCCAGTCCTATTCAGGGAGGTACAAGGGCATACAGTCTGGGAAGCATTACCAGTCCCACGTTTCCAGAGAGGTCCCCTGCAAATATTGCTTCCCCTACTTTTTCTCCAATTGCTTTTCAGATAAGGAAGACACCATTGTCAG AACAAAGAAAGTTGACTTTTCGTTCTCCGGATGTTCCGTCTGCACCAGTCTCAAACAGAATGACACCCCCAAGTACTAGAAGTCCTTATATAGATGGCTGTTCTCCAATTAAAAATTGCTCTCCTATGAGACTTGGAGCATGCAGAGGGACTGCACAATATCAAACTTCCCTTATTAGGATACCATTTACCCTTGAAAATCACAACGAAGAGGCAGAAGACAAAGAGAATGCCCTACCTGCAGAAGTTCTGTTACCACAGATGGACACTGGAGTAAATTTACAGCAGCAGGATGGTGATACTTTTGCACACGGTACACATCTAGTTGTGGCAACTGTATCTATTTCACCAGATCACTCTGAAGCTTGTGAACAAGGACTGGCATCGTTGCAGGATATAGaaggtttaaaagaaaataatactgTTGATATGGTTGATACAGTTGAGGTGTCAGATGAGAACACTTGGGTTAAGGAATGTGTTGGTAATAGCAGTATGCCAATGACCAGCTTCATGACAGGAATTACTTTCAGTATTGAAAGCTCTCACATGTGCATATCACCTCTTGCGGAAAGCAGTGTAATTCCTTGTGACAGCAGTAGTATTCAG GTGGACAGTGGCTATAATACACAGACATGTGGAAGCAGCATTATGGATACAGTTGGGGCTGAGAACAATTGCAGAGACAATAATGTACATTCTTATGAGGCTCAGAACAAATCTCAGCTTTCCAGAACTAAG GAGTTTCCTGTTTTAAACCATAAAGACAATCAGCTGTTGAGGGCAAAGTCTCCAGAGATTCAACCATGTTTCCATAAAGTAAAAACATACAATACATTATTCAGCCAAAATCCAACTTGCAACTTTTCTACTTGGAAACATACCAACGAACATCAGATTCAGGGATTACACAAAAATG